The proteins below come from a single bacterium genomic window:
- a CDS encoding efflux RND transporter periplasmic adaptor subunit, whose translation MLYRSCLAMVCLVVLAGCSDPQGAGKFAMPPMPVEVAQAKLQKVIDRFDGVGTIEATDAITVVSEINAAVVSLPFQEGGYVKKNDLIAQLDDGQLAAEVARDEAIVTQNRANYERIKILVEQKASAVKDLDDATADLKISEANLALSKAKFEKTRIRAPFSGLIGARKVSIGAFLRTGDAITELANIDEIRVTFAVPERFLLQLKQGTEITVSSAVNPDLEVKGRVTVIEPIVDESTRNARVVARVANPGQKFRPGMSANISVVLNEHANAITIPNEAIFASGNQSFVFVVKADSTVARTALTLGIRLPDVVEVLNGLEAGATIVEAGHQKLFDGAKVMPMASQTNGQAKP comes from the coding sequence ATGCTCTATAGATCATGTTTAGCAATGGTGTGTCTTGTTGTACTGGCCGGTTGTTCCGATCCGCAGGGCGCCGGCAAATTTGCCATGCCCCCGATGCCGGTGGAAGTAGCACAGGCCAAACTTCAAAAAGTTATCGACCGGTTTGACGGCGTGGGTACGATCGAAGCGACCGACGCGATCACCGTCGTTTCGGAAATCAATGCGGCCGTTGTCAGTCTTCCTTTTCAGGAAGGCGGTTACGTTAAGAAAAACGATTTGATCGCTCAACTAGATGACGGGCAACTGGCTGCGGAAGTGGCCCGCGATGAAGCTATCGTGACGCAAAACCGCGCCAATTACGAACGTATCAAAATATTGGTCGAACAAAAAGCCAGCGCAGTCAAAGATCTCGATGACGCAACGGCCGATCTGAAAATTTCCGAAGCGAATCTGGCGTTGTCCAAAGCAAAATTTGAAAAAACACGCATTCGCGCACCCTTCAGCGGTTTGATCGGCGCACGCAAAGTCAGCATCGGAGCTTTTTTGCGAACGGGCGATGCGATCACGGAACTCGCCAATATCGACGAAATCCGCGTGACGTTCGCGGTGCCGGAAAGATTTTTACTTCAATTGAAGCAAGGAACTGAAATTACTGTTTCGTCGGCGGTGAATCCAGATCTGGAAGTCAAAGGCCGTGTGACCGTCATCGAACCGATTGTCGACGAATCGACGCGCAACGCGCGGGTAGTCGCTCGCGTGGCGAACCCAGGTCAGAAATTTCGTCCCGGTATGTCGGCTAATATTTCAGTCGTGCTCAACGAACATGCCAACGCGATCACGATTCCCAATGAAGCGATTTTTGCCAGCGGCAATCAATCGTTTGTTTTTGTCGTAAAAGCCGACAGCACGGTTGCACGGACGGCGCTCACGCTGGGTATTCGTTTGCCGGACGTGGTCGAAGTTCTCAATGGGTTGGAAGCGGGCGCCACTATAGTGGAAGCAGGACATCAGAAATTATTCGATGGTGCGAAAGTCATGCCGATGGCCAGCCAAACGAACGGTCAAGCGAAACCATGA
- a CDS encoding GNAT family N-acetyltransferase: MIRVFTENDYDALIAIFKLNTPKFFDPNEQKDFETYLKDYAAYYFVIELDGKIAGGGGLKFQNDKKIVRISWDLLHPDFQSRGLGSELLRHRLNWLGEHMDQHPNLQKIESWTSQVSVKFYEKFGFVTREIKKNFWGAGLDLYLTEKAFSGS; this comes from the coding sequence ATGATCCGGGTTTTTACCGAAAATGATTACGACGCACTGATCGCTATTTTTAAACTGAATACGCCGAAATTTTTCGACCCGAATGAACAAAAAGATTTTGAAACGTATCTCAAGGATTATGCGGCATATTATTTTGTGATCGAACTGGATGGCAAGATCGCCGGCGGCGGCGGATTGAAATTTCAGAACGATAAGAAAATAGTTCGCATTTCATGGGATCTTCTGCATCCGGATTTTCAAAGCCGTGGTCTCGGCAGTGAATTGCTCCGGCACCGGTTGAATTGGCTCGGTGAACACATGGATCAGCATCCTAATCTTCAGAAAATCGAATCATGGACGTCGCAGGTTTCGGTTAAGTTTTACGAAAAATTCGGATTTGTAACCCGCGAAATTAAAAAAAACTTTTGGGGAGCCGGATTGGATTTGTACCTGACGGAAAAGGCTTTTAGTGGCAGCTAA